Proteins from one Triticum aestivum cultivar Chinese Spring chromosome 7A, IWGSC CS RefSeq v2.1, whole genome shotgun sequence genomic window:
- the LOC123154567 gene encoding nuclear transcription factor Y subunit C-4: protein MVPTSQPQPAMGDVTPAGSQPTQQFPGNPAQLSAQEQLMYEQSQEYQLQLQQQLQRQLQQLWAEQRSEIEQVTDMKNHPLPPTRIRKIMRADEDVRMISAEAPALFAKACEMFTLEMTTRSWMVTEEDKRRVLQRSDIAAAVARTDDYDFLLDLFTREETKHGVLLRRTGQQPMGTQAGAYPYYYAPQQQVAGASMAYGGPSTYVWQEPQVQEQGHAHASTYVWQEPQQQQEEP from the coding sequence ATGGTACCGACTTCGCAACCTCAGCCTGCAATGGGTGATGTCACTCCTGCCGGTTCACAGCCAACACAACAATTCCCTGGCAATCCAGCTCAGCTCAGTGCTCAGGAGCAGCTTATGTACGAGCAGTCGCAGGAGTATCAGCTGCAGCTCCAGCAGCAGCTCcagaggcagctccagcagctctGGGCCGAGCAGCGGTCAGAGATCGAGCAGGTGACTGACATGAAGAACCACCCCCTGCCACCCACCAGGATAAGGAAGATCATGAGGGCCGATGAGGACGTCCGCATGATCTCGGCAGAAGCTCCGGCGCTCTTCGCGAAAGCATGCGAGATGTTCACGCTGGAGATGACGACGAGGTCATGGATGGTCACCGAGGAGGACAAACGCCGGGTCCTGCAGAGGAGTGACATCGCCGCGGCTGTGGCTAGGACTGACGATTACGACTTCCTGCTGGATTTGTTTACCAGAGAAGAGACGAAGCATGGGGTCCTGCTTCGTAGGACCGGGCAGCAGCCCATGGGGACTCAAGCTGGTGCATACCCGTACTACTATGCGCCGCAGCAGCAGGTGGCAGGTGCGTCGATGGCATACGGTGGCCCGTCTACCTATGTGTGGCAAGAGCCTCAGGTACAAGAGCAGGGCCATGCCCATGCGTCCACCTACGTGTGGCAAGAGCCTCAGCAACAACAGGAGGAGCCCTGA